In one window of Maribacter dokdonensis DSW-8 DNA:
- a CDS encoding amidophosphoribosyltransferase, producing MSDAIKHECGISVIRLLKPLEYYKEKYGTAFYGVNKMYLMMEKQHNRGQDGAGFASIKLDVKAGERYMSRVRSCQQQPIQDIFAQINERINTEMKEHPEYEHNVALQKKNIPYIGELLLGHVRYGTFGKNSIESVHPFLRQNNWMHRNLIVAGNFNMTNVHELFDNLVQLGQHPKEMADTVTVMEKIGHFLDDAVAKLYKQIKKEGYTKQQASPIIAERLKVYKILKRAAKNFDGGYAMAGLLGHGDAFVLRDPSGIRPAYYYRDDEVVVVASERPAIQTVFNVPYDEVKELDPGAAIIIKKNGTSVIHQIQEPKERKACSFERIYFSRGSDKEIYQERKALGKLVFPQILESINEDIKNTVFSYIPNTAETSFYGMVKEAQNYLNQKKEEQILALGPAITGEQLHEILEVRPRIEKVAIKDAKLRTFITQDSSRDDLVAHVYDISYGSVKKGDNLVIIDDSIVRGTTLKKSILRILDRLSPKKIIVVSSAPQIRYPDCYGIDMAKLEDFIAFKAALALHEDNNSMHIVEEIYKKCLTQVESRDQDVINYVKDFYAPFTAKEISKKIGELLSPDDINAEVSIIYQTISSLHEACPKNLGDWYFTGNYPTPGGNRVVNRAFINFYEGNNERAY from the coding sequence ATGAGTGACGCAATTAAGCATGAGTGTGGTATATCTGTAATACGGTTATTAAAACCTTTAGAGTATTACAAGGAAAAGTATGGAACAGCATTTTATGGTGTAAATAAAATGTACTTAATGATGGAAAAACAACATAACCGTGGTCAAGACGGTGCAGGTTTTGCCAGCATTAAATTAGATGTTAAGGCAGGTGAACGTTACATGAGCCGTGTTCGTTCTTGCCAGCAACAGCCTATACAGGACATTTTTGCACAAATAAATGAGCGTATCAATACCGAGATGAAAGAGCATCCGGAGTATGAGCATAATGTTGCCTTGCAAAAAAAGAATATACCTTATATAGGTGAACTCCTTTTAGGTCATGTGCGTTACGGTACCTTTGGCAAAAACAGCATTGAGAGTGTTCATCCTTTCTTAAGACAGAACAACTGGATGCACCGTAACTTAATTGTTGCCGGTAATTTTAATATGACCAATGTTCATGAGCTTTTTGACAACCTGGTTCAACTTGGCCAGCATCCTAAAGAGATGGCAGATACCGTTACGGTAATGGAAAAAATAGGTCATTTTCTTGATGATGCCGTTGCTAAACTATATAAGCAGATAAAAAAAGAAGGATACACCAAACAACAAGCTTCGCCTATTATTGCAGAACGTTTAAAGGTGTACAAGATATTAAAAAGAGCCGCCAAGAATTTTGATGGTGGTTATGCCATGGCAGGTTTGTTAGGCCATGGTGATGCTTTTGTCTTACGGGATCCTAGTGGTATTAGACCGGCTTATTATTACAGGGATGATGAAGTTGTTGTAGTTGCCTCAGAAAGACCTGCTATACAAACGGTATTCAACGTACCTTATGACGAGGTAAAAGAACTTGACCCTGGTGCCGCCATTATCATTAAAAAGAACGGTACTAGCGTCATTCACCAAATTCAGGAACCTAAAGAACGTAAAGCATGTTCTTTTGAACGTATTTACTTTTCTAGAGGTAGCGATAAGGAGATTTATCAAGAACGTAAAGCTTTAGGTAAATTGGTATTTCCACAGATATTGGAATCTATAAATGAAGATATCAAAAACACTGTCTTCTCCTATATACCGAATACTGCAGAAACTTCTTTTTACGGTATGGTAAAAGAGGCTCAAAACTATTTGAACCAGAAAAAAGAAGAACAAATACTTGCATTAGGACCTGCAATTACCGGCGAGCAACTTCATGAAATACTAGAGGTTCGTCCAAGAATTGAAAAAGTAGCCATTAAAGACGCCAAGCTAAGAACCTTTATTACGCAAGATAGCAGTAGAGATGACCTAGTGGCACATGTATATGACATTTCTTATGGTTCTGTAAAAAAAGGAGACAACCTTGTTATTATAGATGATAGTATTGTAAGGGGTACTACCTTGAAAAAGAGTATTCTTAGAATTTTGGACAGGTTATCTCCAAAGAAAATAATAGTTGTATCATCTGCACCACAAATCCGCTACCCAGATTGTTATGGTATAGATATGGCAAAGCTTGAAGATTTTATTGCCTTTAAAGCAGCCTTGGCGTTGCACGAGGACAACAACTCCATGCATATTGTAGAGGAAATTTATAAAAAATGCTTAACACAAGTAGAGAGCCGTGATCAAGATGTCATTAACTATGTAAAGGATTTCTATGCTCCATTCACTGCAAAAGAAATTTCTAAAAAGATCGGAGAGCTGTTGAGTCCAGATGATATCAATGCAGAAGTTTCCATAATATACCAAACCATATCTAGCTTACATGAGGCTTGCCCTAAGAATTTAGGTGATTGGTATTTTACCGGCAACTACCCAACGCCTGGTGGAAATAGAGTTGTAAATAGAGCGTTCATCAACTTCTACGAAGGAAACAATGAACGCGCTTATTAA
- a CDS encoding PfkB family carbohydrate kinase, with the protein MGKLLIVGTVAFDAIETPFGKTDKILGGAATYIGLAASQFDVDSAIISIVGDDMPKEYLDLLTDRGIDISALEIVEGGKTFYWKGKYHNDLNTRDTLVTELNTLEDFNPVVPESYNDADVVMLGNLHPIVQMGVINQMKKRPKLIVLDTMNFWMDNALDDLMNVIKHIDVITINDEEARQLTGEYSLVKAAQKIFTMGPKYVVIKKGEHGALLFNEDQIFFAPALPLEEVFDPTGAGDTFAGGFSGYLAASGDSSFENMKKAIIHGSNLASFSVEKFGAERMLQLDRKEIRERLHQFKKLTQFDIELQ; encoded by the coding sequence ATGGGCAAGCTTTTAATAGTAGGTACTGTCGCTTTTGATGCAATAGAAACTCCTTTTGGTAAAACGGATAAAATATTGGGCGGCGCAGCTACCTATATTGGCTTAGCGGCATCTCAATTTGATGTTGATTCTGCTATCATTTCTATTGTAGGTGATGACATGCCTAAAGAATATTTAGACCTTTTAACCGATCGCGGTATTGACATTTCTGCCTTGGAAATTGTTGAAGGCGGTAAAACCTTTTACTGGAAAGGAAAATACCACAACGACCTAAATACCAGAGACACCTTAGTAACGGAGTTAAATACTTTAGAGGACTTTAATCCTGTTGTACCGGAAAGTTATAATGATGCAGATGTGGTTATGCTTGGTAATCTTCACCCAATTGTTCAAATGGGTGTAATCAACCAGATGAAAAAGCGACCAAAGTTAATAGTATTGGATACCATGAATTTTTGGATGGACAATGCTTTAGATGATTTAATGAACGTTATTAAACATATAGATGTAATAACTATTAATGATGAAGAGGCCAGACAATTAACCGGTGAATATTCACTTGTTAAGGCAGCGCAAAAGATTTTTACCATGGGGCCTAAGTATGTAGTGATCAAAAAAGGAGAGCATGGCGCACTTTTGTTCAATGAAGATCAGATCTTTTTTGCACCGGCGCTACCTTTAGAAGAAGTATTTGATCCTACTGGTGCCGGAGATACCTTTGCCGGTGGTTTTTCAGGCTATTTGGCAGCAAGCGGAGATAGCTCTTTTGAGAATATGAAGAAGGCAATTATACACGGTTCTAATCTGGCATCCTTTAGTGTAGAGAAATTTGGAGCGGAAAGAATGTTACAGTTAGACCGAAAAGAAATTAGAGAAAGACTGCATCAGTTTAAGAAATTGACCCAGTTTGACATAGAATTACAATAA
- the rnc gene encoding ribonuclease III, with protein sequence MPFPTNLFNSHPKEDGDFFWGITKILGFKPKTLSIYKKAFLHRSMNKKDDKGNAMNYERLEFLGDSMLGTIISKHLYSEVPAGDEGYLTKMRSKIVSREHLNELGKDLGLIDFVQSRIPKSHFGQNIHGNVFEALVGAIYLDRGYKYCEKFIQKRVVEPYVDIEQLEGRVISYKSLVIEWCQKQKKSFDFDVYEDTGNDPLKHFAVKLSIGGDVVAKARATSKKKAEERAAKRAFFALQDKMDS encoded by the coding sequence ATGCCTTTTCCCACGAACTTATTTAATTCCCATCCTAAAGAGGATGGGGATTTTTTTTGGGGAATTACCAAAATTTTAGGTTTCAAACCTAAAACCTTATCTATTTATAAAAAGGCCTTTCTTCATAGGTCAATGAACAAAAAGGATGATAAGGGTAATGCAATGAATTATGAGCGCCTAGAGTTTTTGGGAGATTCAATGCTAGGTACCATAATATCTAAACATTTATACAGCGAGGTACCTGCAGGGGATGAAGGCTACCTTACTAAAATGCGATCTAAAATAGTAAGTAGAGAGCATTTAAATGAGTTGGGTAAAGACTTGGGATTAATAGATTTTGTACAGAGTAGAATACCTAAATCCCATTTTGGACAGAACATACACGGCAATGTTTTTGAAGCATTGGTAGGTGCCATTTATTTAGATCGCGGTTATAAATACTGTGAAAAGTTCATTCAAAAAAGGGTGGTAGAACCTTACGTAGATATAGAACAGTTAGAAGGCCGGGTCATTAGTTATAAGAGTTTGGTGATCGAATGGTGTCAGAAACAAAAGAAGTCTTTTGATTTTGATGTTTATGAAGATACCGGAAATGATCCTTTAAAACATTTTGCCGTTAAACTCTCCATTGGGGGAGATGTAGTTGCAAAAGCAAGAGCCACCTCAAAGAAAAAAGCGGAAGAAAGAGCAGCTAAAAGGGCCTTTTTTGCACTGCAGGATAAAATGGATAGCTGA
- a CDS encoding IPExxxVDY family protein, translating to MAATIKINDDFYDESFSLIALHTTLEDFALAYGLNQSMKAKFVRAKKNFNLAENKSFPIFEWDDEYNDMYWVLIANHSSEKESIVHDDLFKNETTFKTPRLLPEYKDVDYLLKIETDKDLDINSIIKNIQSLPRIMAAYEISTEKLKSKNNLIF from the coding sequence ATGGCTGCAACTATTAAAATAAATGATGATTTTTACGATGAATCCTTTAGCCTTATAGCTTTACACACTACCTTAGAAGATTTTGCTTTGGCCTACGGTTTAAACCAAAGTATGAAGGCAAAATTTGTAAGGGCAAAAAAGAATTTTAATCTTGCTGAAAATAAATCGTTTCCAATCTTTGAATGGGATGACGAGTATAATGATATGTACTGGGTGTTGATTGCCAACCATAGCAGTGAAAAAGAAAGCATTGTACATGACGATTTATTTAAGAACGAAACAACATTTAAGACGCCAAGGTTACTTCCTGAGTATAAAGATGTTGATTATCTTCTAAAGATTGAAACGGATAAGGATTTAGATATAAATTCTATTATTAAGAACATACAATCGTTGCCAAGAATTATGGCAGCGTATGAAATAAGTACAGAGAAACTAAAATCAAAGAACAATCTAATTTTTTAA
- a CDS encoding ribonuclease H1 domain-containing protein, translating to MGKKKKFYVVWKGKKPGIYETWKECKKSIDGHAGAEYKSFESFEVAKKAFNGTYADFKGKKKTAPTLSKAELERIGLPNYHSISVDAASSGNPGIMEYQGVDTKTGKKLFKQGPFPNGTNNIGEFLAIVHGLAFLKKHNSARIIYTDSRTAMSWVRKKKCNTKLTPNAKNKTLFEFIDRAVDWLNKNEYKTVIVKWETKAWGEIPADFGRK from the coding sequence ATGGGCAAAAAGAAAAAGTTCTATGTTGTTTGGAAAGGTAAAAAGCCGGGTATTTATGAAACATGGAAAGAATGTAAAAAATCCATTGACGGCCATGCCGGTGCCGAATACAAATCATTTGAATCTTTTGAGGTAGCCAAAAAGGCATTTAATGGCACTTACGCAGATTTCAAGGGAAAGAAAAAAACTGCACCTACTTTATCCAAAGCAGAATTAGAAAGAATTGGGCTACCAAATTATCATTCCATTTCTGTTGATGCTGCTTCTAGCGGCAATCCCGGTATTATGGAATACCAAGGGGTTGATACCAAAACTGGTAAAAAATTATTTAAACAAGGTCCTTTTCCTAATGGAACCAATAATATTGGTGAATTTTTAGCCATTGTCCATGGTTTAGCTTTTCTGAAAAAACATAATAGCGCCCGTATCATTTATACAGATTCTAGAACGGCCATGAGCTGGGTGCGTAAAAAAAAGTGCAACACCAAACTTACTCCTAACGCAAAGAACAAAACACTTTTTGAATTTATTGATAGAGCGGTAGATTGGCTGAACAAGAATGAATACAAAACCGTTATCGTCAAATGGGAAACGAAAGCATGGGGAGAAATTCCTGCAGATTTCGGTAGGAAATAA
- the purN gene encoding phosphoribosylglycinamide formyltransferase, whose protein sequence is MKTKKIILFASGSGSNVENIANYFKIRKDVTICCVLTNKSDAKVIERCNRLGINALFFNRQAFSKSNFILDMLQSLEPDLIVLAGFLWKIPEAITNAFPNKIINIHPALLPKYGGKGMYGMHVHNAVKEAKEAETGITIHFVNAHYDEGAIIQQVKTVVNPKDSPEDIASKVHLLEYEFFPKVIDELLSKQ, encoded by the coding sequence TTGAAAACCAAGAAAATTATACTATTTGCCTCAGGTTCCGGATCTAATGTTGAAAACATTGCCAATTATTTTAAGATTCGCAAAGATGTTACTATATGCTGCGTACTTACTAACAAAAGCGATGCCAAAGTCATTGAGCGTTGTAACAGACTTGGAATCAACGCCTTGTTTTTTAATAGGCAAGCATTTTCAAAGAGTAATTTTATTCTAGATATGCTACAATCACTAGAACCGGACCTAATAGTGTTGGCCGGCTTTCTATGGAAAATACCCGAAGCCATTACCAATGCCTTCCCCAATAAAATTATAAACATACATCCTGCCCTACTACCAAAATACGGCGGTAAAGGTATGTACGGTATGCATGTTCATAATGCCGTAAAAGAGGCTAAAGAGGCGGAAACCGGTATTACCATTCATTTCGTTAATGCACATTATGATGAGGGCGCTATTATACAACAGGTAAAAACTGTAGTGAACCCAAAAGATTCGCCCGAGGATATCGCATCAAAAGTACATCTGTTGGAATATGAATTTTTTCCAAAGGTCATAGACGAATTATTATCTAAGCAGTAA
- a CDS encoding superoxide dismutase codes for MAFELPKLPYAYDALEPHIDARTMEIHHTKHHNGYTTKLNAAIEGTDLEGKSIEDILTGLDMSNGAVRNNGGGFYNHSLFWTILSPNGGGKPSGELASAIDSAFGSFEEFKSKFTAAAGTRFGSGWAWLCVHEGGKVEVCSTPNQDNPLMPGVECGGQPILGLDVWEHAYYLNYQNKRPDYIEAFFNIINWDEVSKLYASNK; via the coding sequence ATGGCTTTTGAATTACCAAAATTGCCTTACGCTTATGATGCTCTTGAGCCTCATATTGATGCAAGGACGATGGAAATACATCATACAAAACATCATAACGGATATACAACTAAGTTAAATGCCGCTATTGAAGGTACAGATCTAGAAGGAAAATCTATTGAAGATATCTTAACAGGTTTGGATATGAGTAATGGTGCAGTTAGAAACAACGGAGGTGGTTTTTATAACCACTCATTATTCTGGACTATATTATCACCAAACGGTGGTGGTAAGCCTAGTGGAGAATTAGCATCTGCTATTGATAGTGCTTTTGGTTCTTTTGAAGAGTTTAAAAGCAAGTTTACTGCTGCTGCAGGTACTAGATTTGGTTCTGGTTGGGCATGGTTATGTGTTCATGAAGGTGGTAAAGTAGAAGTTTGTTCTACACCAAATCAAGACAATCCGTTAATGCCAGGAGTAGAATGTGGTGGGCAACCTATCTTAGGATTAGATGTATGGGAGCATGCATATTACCTAAATTATCAAAATAAGAGACCAGATTATATTGAAGCGTTTTTTAATATTATCAACTGGGATGAGGTATCTAAACTTTATGCTAGTAACAAATAA
- a CDS encoding UvrD-helicase domain-containing protein produces the protein MSNYPFTIYNASAGSGKTYALAKVYLKIILASPQNFRKILAITFTNKAVNEMKHRILNSLFEFSKTTSMDHAAPLFKDILNETDYTFEELPALSKLRLKQILHNYAFFDISTIDKFTHRLIRTFAKDLKIPQNFEVVLDVDLLLQEAVERVIGKAGEDPEFTKVLLDFALEKIEDDRSWDIGFDLLKIGKLIFDENNAAHLKSLNAIELGDFLKLQNHLKKQTKDIEKKVEELATACLELITNAGLDFKDFPRETLPNHFKKIVAGNYLPTQLYNNKLEDNLIEGKILKATVKNAPIDLAPQLLVYYQTIKQLIYKRGLFANINRNIVPFALLNAIQKELKIIQEEKDQLSISEFNTLIAKEVKDQPAPFIYERLGEKYRHYFIDEFQDTSQMQWENLIPLIGNAMEGQDELGNTGSLFLVGDPKQAIYRWRGGKAEQFLELATHKTHPFTVPSDLVTLPKNYRSYAEVINFNNNFFQSVSPFLENEVYQEFFKIGNQQEINHKEGGYVHISLLEEDDDELYAETTLATIQKCIAQGYTYSDICIIIRKKKHGLLLADQLMQHNIPVVSSDSLLLSESKKVIFLVQLIRHLVQPTELEIQYELLHFLSENKADKHAYIYENLDNLNNHFLNVYGFDSSRLRQTSVYDGLSYAIKTFDLIPTSDAHLTAFMDLVFDVEQKFGSDMQSFLDYWDKKGHSASISTPENIESVQIMTIHKSKGLEFPVVIFPYANSNIFEEIDPKLWLPVDKDEFLGFSEILINKKQEVQEYGETEALLYSLDHQKLQLDAFNLLYVVLTRAVKALFIISENKLDKKGEHNTNYYSGLFIHFLKSIGAYQQDKLDYHFGEFPLNQAKKDLDNDPLTIPYIYTNKDREDFKILALAGTLWDEGLDIAINQGNVIHFILGAIHTAKDLERAMQLALQKGLIKEQEVNEIKEVVKKVIYHKDLSQFYTQDFEVLNERDLLMADGSTQRPDRVVLKDNHATIIDYKTGERNKYYHQQVNAYAQSFSNMGYTIDHKIIVYINTEIELDYI, from the coding sequence GTGTCTAATTATCCGTTTACCATATATAATGCTTCTGCCGGATCAGGCAAAACGTATGCGCTTGCCAAGGTGTACTTGAAGATTATACTGGCTTCTCCTCAAAATTTCAGAAAAATATTAGCGATCACTTTTACCAATAAGGCGGTAAATGAAATGAAACATCGTATTCTTAACAGTCTTTTTGAGTTTTCAAAAACGACTTCTATGGACCATGCAGCACCATTGTTCAAAGATATACTGAATGAGACCGATTATACTTTTGAGGAATTGCCCGCTTTGAGCAAACTGCGTTTAAAGCAAATTTTGCACAACTATGCTTTCTTTGATATTTCTACCATAGATAAGTTTACCCATAGGCTTATTAGAACATTCGCCAAGGATTTAAAGATCCCTCAAAATTTTGAAGTGGTTCTAGATGTGGACCTGCTTTTACAAGAAGCCGTAGAGCGCGTCATAGGCAAAGCTGGTGAAGATCCTGAATTTACCAAGGTTCTTTTAGATTTTGCACTAGAAAAAATAGAGGACGATAGAAGTTGGGACATTGGTTTTGACCTTTTAAAAATCGGAAAATTAATTTTCGACGAAAACAATGCTGCACATTTAAAGAGCTTAAATGCTATTGAGCTAGGTGATTTTTTAAAACTTCAAAATCACCTTAAAAAACAAACTAAGGATATAGAAAAAAAAGTTGAGGAACTTGCAACCGCTTGTCTTGAACTCATTACCAATGCCGGATTGGATTTTAAAGATTTTCCAAGGGAAACCTTACCCAATCATTTTAAAAAAATAGTTGCCGGCAACTATTTACCAACTCAACTTTACAACAATAAACTAGAAGACAATTTAATTGAAGGTAAAATTCTAAAAGCCACGGTAAAAAATGCCCCTATTGATTTAGCACCTCAACTTTTAGTTTATTATCAAACTATAAAGCAACTTATTTACAAAAGAGGGCTGTTTGCCAATATTAACAGAAACATTGTTCCTTTTGCGCTCTTGAACGCTATTCAAAAAGAATTAAAAATCATTCAAGAAGAAAAGGATCAGTTATCCATATCTGAATTCAACACATTAATTGCAAAGGAAGTAAAGGATCAACCTGCCCCTTTTATTTATGAACGCTTGGGAGAAAAATACCGCCATTATTTTATTGATGAATTTCAAGATACCTCGCAAATGCAATGGGAAAACCTTATTCCTCTTATAGGGAATGCCATGGAAGGCCAAGATGAGTTAGGCAATACGGGTTCTCTATTTCTTGTGGGTGATCCCAAACAAGCCATCTACAGATGGCGTGGCGGTAAGGCCGAACAATTTTTAGAATTGGCGACCCATAAAACACACCCTTTTACCGTACCATCTGATTTGGTTACATTACCAAAGAATTATAGAAGTTACGCGGAAGTCATTAACTTCAACAACAACTTCTTTCAAAGTGTGAGTCCTTTTTTGGAAAATGAGGTTTATCAAGAATTTTTTAAAATAGGCAACCAACAGGAAATCAACCATAAAGAAGGTGGCTATGTTCATATATCTCTTTTGGAAGAGGATGACGATGAGCTTTATGCCGAAACCACTTTAGCGACCATTCAAAAATGTATAGCACAAGGTTATACCTATAGTGACATCTGCATTATTATCAGAAAAAAGAAACACGGTCTATTGCTTGCAGATCAGTTGATGCAGCATAATATACCGGTAGTTTCCTCAGACTCTTTATTGTTGAGCGAGAGCAAAAAGGTTATTTTTCTTGTACAGCTAATTAGGCACTTGGTACAACCCACGGAATTGGAAATTCAATATGAATTACTTCATTTCCTTTCTGAAAACAAAGCTGACAAACACGCTTATATTTATGAGAACCTAGATAATCTAAACAACCATTTCCTAAACGTTTACGGCTTTGATTCTTCTAGATTACGACAAACATCTGTTTATGATGGATTGTCATATGCCATTAAAACCTTTGACCTTATACCTACTTCAGATGCTCACTTGACTGCTTTTATGGATCTTGTTTTTGATGTAGAGCAGAAATTTGGCTCAGATATGCAGTCTTTTTTAGATTACTGGGACAAAAAAGGACATTCGGCAAGCATTAGCACACCAGAAAATATTGAATCTGTACAGATAATGACCATTCACAAATCTAAAGGTCTGGAGTTTCCAGTGGTCATTTTCCCCTATGCAAATTCAAACATATTTGAAGAAATAGACCCTAAATTATGGCTGCCGGTTGATAAAGATGAGTTTCTTGGCTTTTCTGAAATACTGATCAATAAGAAACAGGAAGTTCAAGAATACGGAGAAACCGAAGCCTTGTTGTATTCCCTTGATCACCAAAAATTACAGCTAGATGCGTTCAACCTTTTATATGTTGTTTTAACCAGAGCCGTAAAGGCACTTTTCATAATTAGCGAAAACAAACTTGATAAGAAAGGGGAACACAATACCAATTACTACTCTGGGCTATTCATTCATTTCCTAAAAAGTATTGGTGCGTACCAACAAGATAAATTAGATTACCATTTTGGTGAGTTCCCACTTAATCAAGCCAAAAAAGATCTGGATAACGATCCTCTGACCATACCTTATATATATACCAATAAAGACAGGGAAGATTTTAAAATACTGGCACTGGCAGGAACCCTTTGGGATGAAGGTTTAGATATTGCCATTAATCAAGGTAATGTTATACATTTTATACTGGGTGCCATCCATACCGCAAAAGACCTGGAAAGAGCCATGCAACTGGCATTACAAAAAGGTCTGATCAAGGAACAAGAAGTCAATGAGATAAAGGAAGTTGTAAAAAAGGTCATCTATCATAAAGATTTATCGCAATTTTACACTCAAGATTTTGAGGTGCTGAACGAAAGAGATCTTTTAATGGCAGACGGTTCTACCCAAAGACCAGATAGGGTTGTGCTTAAAGATAACCATGCAACCATTATAGATTATAAAACCGGTGAACGCAATAAGTACTATCACCAACAGGTGAACGCCTATGCCCAAAGTTTTTCAAATATGGGCTACACCATTGATCACAAAATCATTGTGTATATTAATACTGAAATAGAACTAGATTATATATAG
- the fabF gene encoding beta-ketoacyl-ACP synthase II — protein sequence MQLKRVVVTGLGALTPIGNNIEEYWDALVNGKSGSAPITYYDTEKFKVKFACELKNYKTEDHFDRKEGRKLDRFAQYALVSSDEAIRDSKLDLEKLDKFRVGVIWGAGIGGLETFQNEVMNFANGDGTPRFNPFFIPKMIADIAPGNISIKHGFMGPNYTTVSACASSANAMIDALNYIRLGHCDVIVTGGSEAAVTIAGMGGFGAMHALSTRNDSPETASRPFDATRDGFVLGEGAGALVLEEYEHAVARGAKIYAEVAGGGMSSDAYHMTAPHPDGIGVVRVMENCLRDAGLSIEDVDAINTHGTSTPLGDVAELKAITQVFGEHAKDININSTKSMTGHLLGAAGAIEAIASILAMEHGMVPPTINHTTVDENIDPSLNLTLNKAQKRDVKVAMSNTFGFGGHNACVVFKKID from the coding sequence ATGCAGTTAAAGCGAGTTGTAGTTACAGGTTTGGGGGCACTTACCCCAATTGGTAATAATATTGAAGAGTATTGGGATGCTTTGGTAAACGGTAAAAGTGGATCAGCGCCCATTACTTATTACGATACAGAAAAATTCAAAGTAAAATTCGCTTGTGAGCTTAAGAATTACAAGACAGAAGATCACTTTGATAGAAAAGAAGGCCGTAAGCTGGATAGATTTGCGCAGTACGCACTTGTATCTTCAGATGAAGCTATTCGTGATTCTAAATTAGATTTAGAGAAATTAGACAAATTTCGCGTAGGCGTTATTTGGGGAGCGGGTATTGGAGGTTTGGAAACTTTTCAGAACGAGGTAATGAATTTTGCCAACGGAGATGGTACACCAAGATTCAATCCGTTCTTTATTCCAAAAATGATCGCTGATATTGCCCCGGGGAACATATCCATTAAGCATGGTTTTATGGGACCTAATTACACTACCGTTTCCGCTTGTGCATCATCGGCAAATGCAATGATCGATGCCTTGAACTATATACGATTGGGTCATTGCGATGTCATTGTAACAGGTGGTAGTGAAGCGGCAGTAACTATTGCAGGTATGGGCGGTTTTGGTGCAATGCACGCATTATCAACAAGAAACGATAGTCCTGAAACAGCTTCAAGACCTTTTGATGCAACCAGGGATGGTTTTGTTCTAGGTGAAGGTGCAGGAGCCTTGGTTCTTGAAGAGTATGAGCATGCCGTTGCCAGAGGAGCAAAAATATATGCAGAAGTTGCCGGTGGAGGTATGTCAAGTGATGCTTACCATATGACCGCACCGCATCCAGATGGTATAGGGGTAGTTAGGGTAATGGAAAATTGTCTAAGGGATGCAGGCTTGTCCATAGAAGATGTAGACGCTATAAACACTCACGGTACATCTACCCCTTTGGGAGATGTGGCAGAGTTAAAAGCGATTACTCAAGTATTTGGGGAGCATGCTAAAGACATAAACATTAATTCTACCAAGTCAATGACCGGTCATTTGTTAGGTGCTGCGGGCGCTATTGAAGCAATTGCTTCAATATTGGCCATGGAGCATGGTATGGTACCACCTACCATAAACCATACTACGGTAGATGAGAATATAGATCCTAGTTTAAACTTAACGTTGAACAAGGCACAAAAACGAGATGTTAAAGTTGCAATGAGCAATACATTTGGTTTTGGTGGGCATAATGCATGTGTAGTTTTTAAGAAAATTGATTAA
- a CDS encoding acyl carrier protein translates to MSDIASRVKAIIVDKLGVDENEVVTEASFTNDLGADSLDTVELIMEFEKEFDIQIPDDQAENIATVGQAISYIEEAK, encoded by the coding sequence ATGTCAGACATTGCATCAAGAGTTAAAGCTATCATCGTTGATAAATTAGGAGTTGATGAGAACGAAGTGGTAACCGAGGCTAGCTTTACTAACGATTTAGGCGCAGATTCATTAGACACGGTAGAGTTGATAATGGAGTTCGAAAAAGAATTTGATATTCAAATTCCAGACGATCAAGCTGAGAATATCGCAACTGTTGGTCAAGCCATCAGCTATATAGAAGAAGCTAAGTAA